One Nostoc punctiforme PCC 73102 DNA window includes the following coding sequences:
- a CDS encoding PAS domain S-box protein — MSRKQAQEELSEAEQNYRTLVEQIPGVVYILPINSTAQEAYISPQLQQLLGIAPEDWHHGFFNSWLNHTHPDDRDRYWQAVNMTIATGEPLRVEYRMMRRDGRTIWVRDQANLVLCADGETQVLQGLVFDISERKQAEAALQESEARYRVILEDQTELIARGSPDGIVTFVNEAFCRFFGLKREEIIAQHYEPVVFEEDRERVFSLVNSITSENPVIAIENRAIASQGLLWTHWIIRGIFDDQGTLVELQSVGRDITDRKQVEEALSENEQKFRAIFNQTNQFIGLLQPNGIVLEANQTALDFAGITREEVVGKPFWEAKWWTISSETQAQLKTAIAAAANGESIRYEVEVLGRDDGVIAIDFSLRPILDETGCVTLLISEGRDISEYQAALRERQKAEDALRSSQDFLQKVANTVPHILYLFDLLKGTSIYLNQKSLSILGYSPEEFCNVDPQWLMNCFHPDDQHLCYDVPSRFVNLSDNEVLSTEYRFRHKNGEWLWLNTREVVFARDASGTPIQILGSVEDISTRKQAEGLLRQQAEGERLITEVTQQIRQSLNLEEVLNTTVNSIRECLGSDSVAIYQLESDGNGYFAAESLSDDYPQRLEQTLHPFSRTRDFSYYYQGLPTVLHNIQESDLSADVFELLQLYQIKAAMVVPILNGEHLWGLLIAHQCSAPRYWQAFEVNLLQQLASQVAIAIHQSVLYQQVQAANEELQRLATLDGLTQIANRRRFDQYLENEWHRLKREQMPLSLILFDVDFFKRYNDTYGHLAGDDCLRQLGSALKSVIKRPADLVARYGGEEFAVILPNTEIEGAISVAQTIRQAVYDLIIPHAQSSVCDRVTVSLGVASIVPNCETSPQDLINAADKSLYIAKQQGRDRVHTVCVVTPS; from the coding sequence ATGAGTCGCAAGCAGGCCCAAGAAGAACTCTCTGAGGCAGAGCAGAATTACCGCACTCTGGTAGAACAAATTCCGGGCGTTGTTTATATTTTACCGATTAATAGCACTGCTCAAGAAGCTTATATTAGTCCGCAACTGCAACAATTGTTAGGCATTGCTCCCGAAGATTGGCATCACGGTTTTTTTAATAGTTGGTTAAATCACACTCATCCAGACGATCGCGATCGCTATTGGCAAGCTGTAAACATGACAATCGCCACCGGAGAGCCTTTGAGGGTCGAGTATCGAATGATGAGGCGCGATGGTAGAACAATTTGGGTGCGGGATCAAGCTAATCTTGTTCTCTGTGCAGATGGAGAAACTCAGGTACTTCAGGGTTTAGTGTTCGATATTAGCGAACGCAAACAGGCAGAAGCCGCATTGCAAGAGAGCGAAGCGCGTTATCGTGTCATCCTCGAAGATCAAACGGAACTGATTGCTAGAGGCTCACCAGATGGTATTGTTACTTTTGTTAATGAAGCTTTCTGTCGATTTTTTGGACTGAAGCGAGAAGAAATTATTGCCCAACACTACGAACCTGTTGTGTTTGAGGAAGACCGGGAACGGGTATTTAGTCTAGTAAATTCCATTACTTCCGAAAATCCCGTGATTGCCATTGAGAATCGCGCCATAGCAAGCCAAGGCTTGCTATGGACGCATTGGATTATCCGAGGGATATTTGATGACCAGGGTACTCTTGTAGAACTTCAATCTGTTGGACGAGATATTACTGACCGCAAACAGGTAGAAGAAGCATTAAGTGAAAATGAGCAAAAATTCCGGGCGATTTTCAATCAAACCAATCAGTTTATCGGATTACTTCAGCCCAATGGAATTGTATTAGAGGCTAACCAAACAGCACTGGACTTTGCTGGGATTACTCGAGAAGAAGTAGTCGGTAAGCCATTTTGGGAAGCAAAATGGTGGACAATTTCTTCAGAGACACAAGCACAATTAAAAACTGCGATCGCTGCTGCTGCTAATGGTGAATCTATTCGCTATGAAGTTGAGGTTTTGGGTCGAGACGATGGAGTGATCGCGATTGATTTTTCACTACGTCCCATACTCGATGAAACAGGGTGTGTAACATTACTGATTTCTGAGGGACGAGATATTAGTGAATATCAAGCCGCGCTGCGCGAACGCCAAAAAGCTGAAGACGCATTGCGCTCAAGTCAAGACTTTCTCCAAAAGGTTGCTAATACCGTACCGCATATTTTGTATTTATTTGACCTCTTAAAAGGAACAAGCATTTATCTTAACCAAAAAAGTCTTAGTATTTTAGGCTACTCTCCAGAGGAATTTTGTAACGTAGATCCGCAGTGGTTAATGAATTGCTTTCATCCAGACGACCAACACCTCTGTTATGACGTACCAAGTCGCTTCGTCAACCTTAGCGACAATGAAGTTCTTTCCACCGAATACCGATTCCGACACAAAAATGGAGAGTGGCTTTGGCTGAATACACGAGAAGTCGTATTTGCCAGAGATGCTAGCGGCACTCCAATACAGATTCTTGGCTCGGTAGAAGATATTAGCACTCGCAAACAAGCTGAAGGATTGCTGCGACAACAGGCAGAGGGGGAACGGCTAATTACTGAAGTAACTCAACAGATTCGGCAATCATTGAATTTGGAGGAGGTTCTGAATACAACAGTCAACAGTATTCGAGAGTGTTTGGGTTCAGATTCCGTAGCAATCTACCAGTTGGAATCTGACGGAAATGGCTATTTTGCGGCAGAATCGCTGAGTGATGACTACCCGCAGAGATTAGAGCAGACACTGCACCCATTTTCGAGAACACGAGATTTTAGCTACTATTACCAGGGATTACCTACAGTCCTGCATAATATTCAGGAATCTGATCTTTCAGCCGATGTTTTTGAGTTATTACAACTCTATCAAATCAAGGCTGCGATGGTAGTACCGATTTTGAATGGGGAGCATCTGTGGGGTTTACTCATTGCTCATCAGTGTAGCGCACCTCGTTACTGGCAAGCATTTGAAGTTAATTTGTTGCAGCAGTTAGCCAGTCAGGTAGCGATCGCTATTCATCAATCAGTACTCTACCAGCAAGTACAAGCTGCCAATGAAGAACTGCAAAGATTGGCCACTTTAGATGGCTTGACTCAAATAGCCAATCGTCGCCGATTCGATCAATATCTTGAGAATGAGTGGCATCGGCTCAAACGCGAGCAAATGCCGTTGTCTTTAATATTGTTCGATGTCGATTTTTTTAAACGCTATAACGATACTTATGGGCATTTAGCAGGAGATGATTGTCTGCGGCAATTAGGGAGTGCGCTTAAAAGTGTTATTAAGCGTCCAGCCGATTTAGTAGCCCGTTACGGCGGCGAAGAATTTGCTGTGATTCTGCCTAATACAGAGATTGAA